A single Phoenix dactylifera cultivar Barhee BC4 chromosome 1, palm_55x_up_171113_PBpolish2nd_filt_p, whole genome shotgun sequence DNA region contains:
- the LOC103718852 gene encoding F-box protein GID2-like: MKRRSIDGSEGGDSRVVVEEANKKQKGEKDAEAASAAEEVVVAELGEDLVFEVLKRADARTLAAAACVCRRWRRLAEDERLWEAVCVRHWANIGCGNQQLRSVVLALGGFRRLHSLYLLPLLHPSLRRPAPLPTLPLPATSATMPPRRPHLPARWGKDEVQLSLSLLSIGYFERMNPNYKRGGGGS, from the coding sequence atgaagaggcgttCGATCGACGGATCCGAGGGCGGAGATTCCCGGGTCGTTGTTGAAGAGGCGAACAAGAAGCAGAAGGGCGAAAAGGACGCAGAGGCGGcgtcggcggcggaggaggtggtggtggcggaGCTGGGGGAGGACCTCGTGTTCGAGGTGCTCAAGCGGGCGGATGCGAGGACGCTGGCTGCGGCGGCCTGCGTGTGCCGGCGGTggcggaggctggcggaagACGAGCGGCTCTGGGAGGCGGTGTGCGTCCGGCACTGGGCCAACATCGGGTGCGGCAACCAGCAGCTCCGGTCGGTGGTGCTCGCCCTCGGGGGCTTCCGCCGCCTCCACTCCCTCTACCTGCTCCCCCTCCTCCACCCCTCCCTCCGCCGCCCGGCCCCCCTCCCGACGCTCCCCCTCCCCGCGACCAGCGCCACCATGCCCCCGCGTCGGCCCCACCTGCCGGCGCGGTGGGGGAAGGACGAGGTccagctctccctctccctcctctccatcgGCTATTTCGAGAGGATGAACCCCAACTACAAGCGAGGCGGAGGCGGGTCTTGA